The DNA window AAGACCCAATCTGTTTaaaagtatgtactgtatgtatgtataagtGTGGAGAGAAGAtgggtgtgtgagggagagagagagagagatggaggtatttGGCCTTTTAGTGTATGAGGCTCAGTAGGGTTTTATAATGCATTTCTGTTGTATGTACGGATGTTGCATGTTTGACATGTATGTATAATTATGTAGATTTTGTTTGAACAAAGTAGTTTAGCCAAACACAGATCACTGTAATGAAACTTTTACATTTATTGATATATCTTTGTAGCTATTATGATTTTGGCCATCATTATAGAATTTGTTGGtgaaatttattttttaaatcaaacatCTGCATGGTAGTAAACATGTACATGTGGCCATTGGGGTTGAGAAATGTGTTAAAGAAAAATATTATATTGTTTGCATAGCAGCACCCTCTATTTAAAACTGTGAACTATATACTTGTGAATGCAATCTTTAGATTCTGTGACCACAGAATCTTTTTACTTATATTTTTCTTAGAAAAATGATATAAAATACAAAAAGCATTGAGTCTCCTGAATGACTGTTTTTGCTTCACTCCAGCTGTTACAGAAATTACCTCCTGATCTTCAGGATTGATTCAGGTCCTGAGTTCTGCTCATGTATTCTGTtccctttctgtgtctctgttgaTTTCATATGTGAATGTACTGGTTTATTTGAAAAAGGATCCCGGAAATTGTCAACGTATATGTATCTGCTTAAGTTGTTTATTTCTACAGGTTGAgaagtagtactgtagtacttcAATGTAACTGCATTCTATCTGCGCAAAATACATGATCAACAACTCATAACACATTTTTAATGTTTGAGAAACTTGGTTGTTTCTTTTCTAGGCCTATTTTACTTGACTTTCTTTTACTTGTTTCTATTTTACTTCTATCAAATTTCAATGATAATGTTTTTCTTTGCGCCGCTTAATACTTGTACCCTATTCCTGGCAGGATATTGACATTGCTTCAATTCACCTGCAATTATCATCCAGTGTTGTGTCCTGGTACTTAAAATGCTTTTTAGGTGTCAGTACATTTGTTATACAGTATAACTACACTGGCCCGGCTACATGTCATAATAGACATACTACTAACACTTCTAAAATGTCCGCAGTTGTTGCTCTAAATTCTCAAATTTTATGAAGAGCAGTACATGTATTGTAGAATGTATTTCATTTAACCAGAATGTAATTGTTCTcacaatgttttaaaacattgtaCATGAAATCTGTTCAATCTGTCCAGGGTTCCACTGTGTTATTTTGGAGGTGTGCACCTCATAGTACAACTGCGCAGGTGTGTAGCTAAGATGTAAGTTGCACTGCGACATTAAAAAAGGAACATATTGCTCTTTTTTGGAAGTATATTATTATCTGTTTATCTGTACATTAACTTATAAAAACATTGTTCTTGAGAAAGATAAATACATTTATTCTTCCTATGAATCAAAAGTAGCTTTTGTTTCTCAGAAATATATATAGTACAAGGTTGTAAAAATCTAAGTTGTAAAACCAATAAACTGAATTACCGCACAAATTAATGCATTTCTGTGTATTTATTTCGATAATAAAACGTTACAAAATTAGGCTACTCTGAACTGAAGCAGTTATTCAGCCCTTCAGGGACCCACATGTGCAGGCTTTTTCGAGGATAGGACAAGGAATGAAAACACTACTCTTAAAATAAAGAGGAGAACTGATTATTAACGTTGCTTTTTGTATAGCATTGTTACTTTCGAGGTCATATACACTGACCAGTAAAATCAACTTAGCGGCAGAAACAGTCAAACAGGATTTAACGCGTTTTCCTATGATAAAGTTGGTTCCTTATCGGCACCGGTAAGACTCTGAGGGGAGTTACCATCATGGCTGCCACGGTACGTTTTCTACCATGCAAACTTATCCTAAAACATGTTTACCTCGAGTTTGAGCTGGGACTCTAAGGTCTTTTAAAAAGGTCGAATAATTTACATGTGTGTATTTAGCTATGTGTATAAATTGACCAGAATGGCGTCAATATAACATGCAGTTTGCTACACGCCCCTTTTAGAACATGTTGTACAAACGCAAATTATTGTGGTAGGACTATGTCCATGTTATAGCTATCTATGAATGTGGAGTTTAAAGTAGATATAAAATTGTATAGTCATGTAGCCCAGTGTTTCTCTGTATTTCAGGATTAACGTTGTAGGTAGCCTACTCTTTAAATATGATTAAAGAAGATTAAGGTGACCTTCGAAATCTCTCCTAAACTTGTTAGCTAGCTTAATTGTATCCATTTAACGTTCATTATTTCACTCTAGAAGATCCTGCTCAACAAGGTCAATGTCTTATCTCTCTGATGAGGATCAAATTAATATTGCAttcttggtaaaaaaaaaaaaaatgcaatcaTGATTTAATAAGAAAATACTGTTCTGGTAACTGTAATACTATTCATGACAATTAGGGCTGGGACTTGCCAGAGACTTcatgatattatcacgatacttggGTGTCGATATGTGTTAAGATTCTAGCTATAGACCTATTTCGATTCCATACTGAGATTTTAAttgtgatttgatgttccaaatatATTGCTCACTATATAACTTCTCTGTAGGGTTTTCAATGGTTAGCTTTTCCCGCGGCTGGCTCCATGTGAACGACAATCATGTTGCTGTGTTTTAATTGTTAGAAACATCAATAATCATCATTTGAAACATAAAGCCCTTATATCAGTGAGAATTAATCTTTCAAATAAAAAAGATACTtacatgcatggccacgcagtcatgggtgaacagggagtacaggagagggctgagaacgcacccttgtggagctccagtgttgagaatcagcgtgacagatgtattgctacctaccctcaccacctgggggtgtcccatcaggaagtctaggatccagttgaagagggaggtctttagtcccaggttccgtagcttagtgatgagctttgacggtactatgatgttgaacgctgagctgtagtcaatgaatagcattctcacataggtgttccttttgtccaggtgggaaagggcagtgtgaggtgcaatagagattgcatcatctgtggatctgtttgggcggtatgcaaattggagtgggtctagggtttctgggataatggtattgatgtgagccattaccagcctttcaaagcacttcatggctacggacgtgagtgctactggtctgtagtcatttaggcaggttgcctttgtgttcttgggcacagggactatggtggtctgcttgaaacatgttggtattacagactcaatcaggaacatgttgaaaatgtcagtgaagacacctgccagttggtcagcacatgcccggagcacacgtcctggtaatccgtcttgccccacagccttgtgtatgttgacctctcggctacggagagcgtgatcacacagtcgtctggaacagctgatgctctcaggcatgcctcagtgttgcttgcctcgaagcgagcatcaAAGTGattttagcttgtctggtaggctcgtgtcactgggcagctcgccgctgtgcttccctttgtagtctgtaatagtttgcaagccttgccacatccaacgagcgttgGAGCgttattgacgctttgcctgtttgatggttcgtcgcagggcatagttTCTTgtagcttctgggttagagtcccgcaccttaaAAGCGGCAGCTCAATCCATAGCTTCTTGTTGggttatgtatgtacagtcactgtgggtacgacgtcctcgatgcacttattgataaagccagtgactgatgttgtgtattcctcaatgtcatcggaatagcaaaacagtcctgtagtttagctgctagcttcctgctttaatttttgcttgtaagcaggaatcgggaggatagagttgtggtcggatttaccaaatggagggcgagggagagctttgcacacgtctctgtgtgtggagtacaggtgtaCATTTAatatgttgatagagatttggtagaactgattgacgctttgcctgtttgatggatagcatacgatcatagttcgtcgcagggcatagccttagtggagcgggatcgatttccCTTTTGTGGGTGTTTAAAGcttttataagtgccattgcattgagcacagccattacacttgtaatttccatccagtcGTTGTTCCGCACCTtagatttctgccccgcgagaatacgcGGCAGCTATCATCGGACCAATGTTtgaacaattcccttaatttgttctcagtgcgaatgtttcctgtaatccatagcttcttgTTGggttatgtatgtacagtcactgtgggtacgacgtcctcgatgcacttattgataaagccagtgactgatgttgtGTATTCATGTCTCAATGTTGCACTGGGTTGTAGGCACAAAAGATAACCCTTTATTAAGCAAAGAGACATGGGCAGGGTTCAATATCTTGCttgaacatgttccagtctgtgatagcaaaacagtcctgtagtttagcatctgcttcatctgaccacttttttttttttttgtcttggttGAATTTTTTGATTTTAAGTTTCTTTATTTCCGTAGACAACTTGTCCTGGAGCGCTTGGTTAGTTTTCATCAGTTCATTGAATATGCCATCATCATGAACAACTGTTTGTAGAGCTGTGCGTTTGTCTTTAATCGTGTTATCCATTTCAATAAAATCCTTCTTCAACTGGTCAACAATTAATGTCATTAAATAAATAAAGCATTTGTTCAGGATGGCACACCAGCGCTCACAGAAATCATCTGTGCGCTGTCCCAATGATGGTTATTTTTGCCATCTGAGTCCCCGTGGAATTaccagccacgaaaagtatagctgagaactctctaggcaagtagagTGGCCTGCAAtgtatcacaatatactctacttcaggcgagcaaaatctagagacttccttagattttgtgcaccagctgttgtttacaaatatgcacagacccccccccccccccccccccccccccccccccgtctgtgtgctgttctatcttgccggtgcagcgtatatcccgctagctgaatatccatgccgtcattcagccacgattcagTGAAACATAGTATATtgcagtttttgatgtcccgttggtaggatattcgtgatcgtacctcgtctaatttattgtccaatgattggacgttggcgagtaatattgacgtaAGGGCAGCTTTCGTACTCGCCTTCTGCGGGTCCtgacgaggcatccggctctttgtcctctgtacctgcatcGCTTCTTCTTGTGAATAACTGggatcaccgatgcacttgctaataaactcactcaccgtattcatcaatgtttttGTTCGCCGCAATGCGTATCATATCCCAGTTCCACGTGATAGAAGCAATCTTGAaccgtggaatccgattggtcagaccagcgttgaacagacctgaacatgggtgcttcctgttttagtttctgtctatagactgggagcaacaaaatggagtcgtggtcagcttttcaggaaggagggtgggggacggccttatatgcgtcgcagaagttagaataacaatgatccagagttttgccagcccgggtcgcaCAATCGATATGCGGATacaatttagggagccttgttttcagattagccttgttaaattccccagctacaataaatgcagcctcaggatatgtggtttccagtttacatagagtccaatgaagtttgttcagggccgtcgatgtgtctgcttggtgaggaatatacacgactgtgattatgatcgaagagaattctcttggtaggtaatagaggtcgaccgattatgatttttcaacgccgataccggttattggaggaccaaaaaagccttaacttataatacatcaataaaatcaatttagcctcaaataaataatgaaacatgttcaatttggtttaaataattcaaaaacaaagtgttggagaagaaaggaaaagtgcaatatgtgccatgtaaaaatgctaacatttaagttccttgctcagaacatgagaacatatgaaagctggtggttccttttaacatgagtcttcaatattcccaggtaagaagttttaggttgtagttataggaattataggactatttctctcgataccatttgtatttcatatacctttgactattggatgttcttataggcactttagtattgccagtgtaacagtatagcttccgtccctctcctcgcccctacctaggctcgaaccagaaacacatcgacaacagccaccctcaaagcagcgttacccatgcagagcaaggggaacaactactccaagtctcagagcgagtgacgtttgaaacgctattagcgcgcaccacgctaactagctagccatttcacatcggttacatcagcctaatctcgggagttgataggcttgaagtcataaacatctcaatgcttgaagcacagcgaagagctgctggcaaaatgcatgaaagtgcagtttgaatgaattcttacgagcctgctgctgcctaccatcgctcggtcagatacttagatgcttgtatgctcagtcagattatatgcaacgcaggacacgctagataatatctagtaatatcatcaaccgtgtgtagttaactagtgattgattgattggtttttataagataagtttaatgctagctagcaacttaccttggcttactgcattcgcgtaacaggcagtctccttgtggagtgcaacgagagagaggcaggtcgttattgcgttggactagttaactataaggttgcaagattggataacccgagctgacaaggtgaaaacctGTCGTTTTACCcttgaacgaggcagttaacccaccgttcctaggccataattgaaaataagaatgtgttcttaactgacttgcctagttaaataaagattaaatgaaGGTGTAAAAGAAaagatttataaaaaaaaaatctgcaaaatcagtgtccaaaaataccgatttccaattgttatgaaaacttgaaatcgaccctaattaatcggccattccgattaattggtcgacctctagtagataatgcggtcggcgtttgattgtgaggaattctaagtcaggtgaattaaaggacttgagttcctgtatgttgttatgatcacaccacgtctcgttaatcacaaggcatacacccccacccttcttcttaccagagagatgcttgtttctgttggcgcggtgtgtgaagaaaccaggtggctgtaccgactccgatagcgtgtctcgagtgagccatgtatccgtgaaacaaagaactttacaatctctgatatctctctggaaggcaacccttgctcggatttcgtctaccttgttgtcaagagactggacattggcgagtagtatgctcgggagcgatgtgcccgtctacggagcctgaccagaagaccgctccgtctaccccttctgcggcgccgttgttttgggatgcctgctgggatccgatccattgtcctgggtggtgggccaaacagaggatccgtttcgggaaagtcgtactcctggtcgtaatgttggggagttgatgttgctcttatatccaatagttcctcccgactgtatgtaataaaacctaagatttcctggggtaacaatgtaagaaataaacaaaatactgtatagtttcctaggaacgcgaagcgaggcggccatctctgtcagcgCTGGATGTAGATCAGTTACGCTTACACAGATAGCCTAGATAATTAACATAGGTGGTAGTCCCTGTCTTCTGTacaagcgctgtaacatggagatatggccatAGGGAACACTAACCCTATACAGGTGTGTAGTAAGTGAACCTATATTTTTGGGGTAATCATTTCTTATTGATATGAAGGATACGTTCCTTATTTCTACAAAACCATACCACAAGCGATGCTTTGGTAACTTTCAGGGCTCTTAATGAAAGTCCCCCGGAAGATGTCGTTGTCAATAGgtgctaacatgctgaccacaccgcccaTGTTGTGTgcgcgagcattgcaaaataaatgtacacgttATTCAATcgttgcacccacactgctcgctaGCGTCTGCGTAGACAgacgctaaaatagaacttggttatAGGAGGATTTTAGGAGAATAtatccacgtgggtgattgaaagatgaactgaggtccacactccagtccagttggtggtagTAATGAACCTTAAAATTGgttgccaatcaccatataaagtCTGAAGAAGAcaaagcctgaaggaggagagattactagaaacaaacttttacccttttatctgttaATTAATTGttgtagaggaccttgtgcatttcaggtaaaataacaacccaatgtttatctcAGGACAAATgaactagcaacagcaagctagctaactaaattgccataaatgtttaatgctttttgacctgtacccaaattaatatagttggttcagagtttgttttgatgtttcaacctgcgtgtcctgatcgcgtctggtgttggtggacaaaatcaacatgcatgcatgcacgcaagTGGTCTGGTCTGCATGTTACGGTAGGTAACGTCTATGAATGGGCTaactatatgtctgctgcaaagagatgaaagagaaagaaaacagtcagggaaataaaagtgctaCCTACAGTagcaaaacaaatacaaattgaTAATTGGATTCAAATATCGATATATTAATCACGAATGATGATGCAGTATCATAATTTCCATGATAATAATTATCTTTATTCCTATAATTTTCAACATAATTTACAGTAAAATATTTTCCAATATAGGTCCAAAGTAGGACTGGCTGGCACAAAACGGGTGTAAACCTATATTTTACTGGATTCAACTGTGCTTCATCAATAACTGTTGATGTGAATTTCAGACTGGAAAACCACTTTAGGCCTATCCTGACAaaggtctgtgtttgtgtgtctctctctgcaggtaGTGAAGCTGGCGGTGATCCCAGCAGCAATGGGATTGGCCTCGTTTCGAGTTTATGCCATGAGTCAGTACAAAACAGAGACTGTGCTGCTCTCCCCTAGAGAGGTAATCTAAGAATCTAGAATTTACTCAAGAACAGTTACTTATTTCTATTTCTCGTGTGTTTTTATTGTACTTTACTTTTTTATACATATTTTATATTACTACTGATATTCATAactacattgttgggaaagagcaagCAAGAAGGGCATTTCGCTCTGCTTGTGCACGTGACAATGAACTTGAAACCTGATGTGTGTGACTATTGCCACCTTTGTTGATCCTATTGATCTATTGtactgtctgtcctcagttgtcCATCTATGCTCCAGACCCTCCAGCAACGCACTACATGAATGAGCAGCCTGGAGCTCTGCAGAACGGGCTGGGTGTGGTCCGGGTGGGGCTGCAACCATACGTTACTGCCGTTAAGGTATAGAAACATTAACTGGTTCTGATGGCCTCTCACTGGTGACTGACTTGACTGGCTGTGTTGGCTGATGTTGAATATTCATCAATATAAGTTTTTAAGAATGACTTGCAGGAAGTTTTGGAATGGCTCTTTAGTTCAGTTATTGTAAAAATCGACTCTTACTGAGAACTCTAATTTTGTGTTAGATGCCATGAGATCGATAGAAGGTGAGGGACTTTATCAAAATGGCTGCTTTTGTGGTATAACTTATGTAATATCTCAGTTGGTTTGTTTTGCAAACAAGTTGTATTTTGTGCTAATTTCTGACCATTGTTTTTCCAGAATGCTTATACCTCTGTCAAGGTCGGAGCTGTAACAGTCTATACTGCTGGACACGGTGAGGAGTGGGGGAGTTCTGTTGACACATGAGTAGGTCTGTTCTGCTATCTCTGCAAAACCTTTTTTCCATGTTTATTTTACCTAGATACATATGAGTTCCTGAGAGATCCTTCTCCTGGTTTTATGCCGAGGGTCGGTGTAATCACAGTCTCTGGGTTAGCGGGTCTGATCCTGGCAAGGAAAGGTAATGAGTTGCTGCATTAAAGATATTGCGGGAAGTCCGCTGTTCAGGAGGATGTGACATTACAGATAGTTCAGAAAGAAATGTGTTGTGTAAAACTGATATGATTGTCTCCGATAGAATAGGGCATTGTGTCTAATCATTCTATATCTATGCAATGTACAGAACGTTTCACATCACTGAATACGGACCAGATTATTTACCATTATTATAGATGATCTGAAATGTACACATTGCAGTAAAATGTCTGAAAAAGCAGGTTGCCAAATGTCTCATGTTCCACTATGTACAGTAGCTGACTGGTTATTTCTCTGCAGGGTCACGTCTGATGAGGCTGGGGGTTCCTCTGGGTATGGCCACTGTAGGCACTTCCGTGTGCTACCCCACTCAGACAGTGGGTGTTGTAAAGGTATAGTAATTCCACAGATTAATGTACAGGGACACTTTTGCCCCAGCTTCCTTTTGAGTGTCACTAAGATCTTTTTACACACTATCATATAAATATAATGAGATCCTATACTTTAGACTGTTTAGACACCTTTTGTATTATTGcacaatatcattttttttttaatgcagatGTAAAGTTTCAGTCGGAAgcttacataaacttaggttggcgtcattaactcgtttttcaaccactctttcttgtaaacaaactatagttttggcatgtcggttaggccatctactttgtgcgtgacacaagtaatttttccaacaattgtttacagacagattatttcacttataattcactgtatcacaattccagtgggtcagaagtttacttacactaagttgactgtgccttttaaacagcttggtaaattccagaaaatgatgtaatggctttagaagcttctgaagctTCTCAAATGAGGCTAATTGacctcatttgagtcaattggaggtgtacctgtagatgtatttcaaggcctaccttcaaactcagtgcctctttgcttgacatcatgggaaaatcaaaagaaatcaactaagacctcagaacaaaaattgcagacctccacaagtctggttcatccttgggagcaattcccaaacgcctgaaagtaccacgttcatctgtacaaacaatagtacacaagtataaacaccgctcagcaaggaagaagccactgctccaaaaccggcataaaaaacccagactacggtttgcaactgcacatggggacgaagattgtactttttggagaaatgttctctggtctgatgaaacaaaaatagaactgtttggccataatgaccatttttatgtttggaggaaaaagggggaggcttgcaagccaaagaacaccatccaaaccgtgaagcacgggggtggcagcattatgttgtgggggtgctttgctgctggagggactggtgcacttcacaaaatagatggcatcatgatggaggaaaatgatgtggatatattgaagcaacatctcaagacatcagtcaggaagttaaagcttggtcgcaaatgggtcttccaaatggcttaaggacaacaaaatcaagatattggagtggccatcacaaagccctgacctcaatcccacagaaatgttgtgggcagaactgaaaaagcatgtgtgagcaaggaggcctacaaacctgactcagttccaccagccctgtcaggtaggaatgggccaaaattcacccaatttatcgtgggaagcttgtggaaggctacccaaaacgtttgaccaaagttaaacagtttaaagacgagtgtgtgttaacttctgacccactgggaagctgaaataaatcactacttttattctgacacctcacattcttaaaataaagtggtcatcctaactgacctaagacagggaatttttactaggattaagtgtcaggaattatgaacgccaaatacatttaaactcagttaaggtgcatgtaaacttctgacttcaattgcATGTACATTTTTGTAACATCCATGTGCATGAGCTAAAATTGTAGCTGAAACTTGTGGATTCCCTGTGTTATGCCATAGGTGCCTAACAATGTGTTTCTGTTCTTCTGCAGATCACAGGGCAGAAGATGTATGCAGCAAGCCAGTACACTACATCATCTATGGCATCCATATTTAAATCAAAGCCCAAAGAAGTAACCCCCCCAACTGTCAGTCTTGAGGTACAACAGACTATTGACATTACTGATGCTTTTTTCATCTAGTCTGTTCTTATATTTAAATGGTTTTCACTGTGGAAAACTTGAGTACCAGCGTTctagctacagtggggagaacaagtatttgatacactgccgattttgcaggttatcaaatacttgttctccccactgtaggtcaATGATTTATAGATCTAACAAACTGTTTAAAGCTCTCTCAGGAGTTGAAAACTTGAGTTTGAACAGCATTTTTTTATGGATTAAACAGAACTTGACCAACGTTTTCCTGTTTACAATCAGCAAGCCCCGCAAGCTACCATCCCTGAGCCAGAAGTGTCAGAGGCAAAGCCCCTCCCTGAAGCTGAATCATCTGAACCAGCCACGCCTGCTGTTGACAAGGCTTCCCCCACTGAACCTAGTTCTGCCTCAGGCCCCGTAGAGGGTGCTCCATCTGTGGTTGAacctgcccctcagtccaccaCAGAGGTGGCCCCTGCAGAGGGTTCTATTGACACTGAGCCTGCTGCAGCTGAACCTGAGGCAGTCACAGTGGTGGAGCAAGAGGCTGTTCAGACGGAAGCTGCTGCTTCACCTGCTGAAGAGATTCCTGCACCTGCCCCTGTTGAGGCTGTCCCTGCACCTCCCCCAGCAGCGGAAGTTATTCCTCTCCCACCTCCTGCTGAAGAGACAGAGCTTCCACCCCTTGCATCTGTTGAGGAGGATGCTGCTCCTTCACCCCCGGCACCTGTTGAGGCTGCCCCTGCACCTATAGAGGGGGTTGCTGACCCACCTCCTGTAGCTGAAGAGACTGCACTGAAGAGAC is part of the Oncorhynchus clarkii lewisi isolate Uvic-CL-2024 chromosome 10, UVic_Ocla_1.0, whole genome shotgun sequence genome and encodes:
- the LOC139418411 gene encoding MICOS complex subunit MIC27, which produces MAATVVKLAVIPAAMGLASFRVYAMSQYKTETVLLSPRELSIYAPDPPATHYMNEQPGALQNGLGVVRVGLQPYVTAVKNAYTSVKVGAVTVYTAGHDTYEFLRDPSPGFMPRVGVITVSGLAGLILARKGSRLMRLGVPLGMATVGTSVCYPTQTVGVVKITGQKMYAASQYTTSSMASIFKSKPKEVTPPTVSLEQAPQATIPEPEVSEAKPLPEAESSEPATPAVDKASPTEPSSASGPVEGAPSVVEPAPQSTTEVAPAEGSIDTEPAAAEPEAVTVVEQEAVQTEAAASPAEEIPAPAPVEAVPAPPPAAEVIPLPPPAEETELPPLASVEEDAAPSPPAPVEAAPAPIEGVADPPPVAEETALKRQTPVDEATPPATTEEPSGIVTKTAGKPKFAPDPKLIDLGQASPEDADLYSTRG